A section of the Phycodurus eques isolate BA_2022a chromosome 4, UOR_Pequ_1.1, whole genome shotgun sequence genome encodes:
- the mios gene encoding GATOR2 complex protein MIOS isoform X2 has translation MSGSKPDILWSPHHPDRYVICDSELGLYRIGPVGGAELKAGTLPLSGETAATLLAINSDTPYMKCVAWYPKQEPECLLAVGQANGRVVLTSLGQSHNSACKELVGKEFVPKHARQCNTLAWNPVDSNLLAAGLDKHRADFSVLIWDISCKFSPEASVSAEKIRLSSSDLDPSSVVTKPLYDLGQNDACLSLCWLLRDSKLLLAGMHRNLAIFDLRNTSQKTFVNTKAIQGVTVDPHFPDRVASFFEGQVAIWDLRKFEKPVLTLTEQPKPLTKVAWCPTRTGLLATLTRDSNIIRLYDMQHTPTPIGDETEPTIIERSVQPCDGLIGTFAWHPSRQNRMVVVSAANRAMTDFTVFERISLAWSSTTSLMWACGRHLYECTEDGPDGAQGLLEKDIATKMRQRALSRYGHDTVQVWRNHLLAGANDSQLKSLWFDLFYMKQCAEDTELKLQGNKQAVVYSGIKNIVKTSSGTTESRKCWSGSERQTEATRYHSEERGLALRLCGWMGRASDADVEPFLRSLEVEREWERAAAVALFNLDIRRAIQILNRGAMAEKGDLNLNVVAMALSGYTDEKASLWREMCSSLRLQLNNPYLCVMFAFLTSEPGAYDGVLYESSVAVRDRVAFASMFLNDAQLPRYVDKLTNEMKEAGNLEGILLTGLTKDGVDLMESYVDRTGDVQTASFCMLKGSPGEVLKDPRVQCWIENYRNLLDAWRFWHKRAEFDIHRGKLDPSSKPLAQVFVSCNFCGKSISYSCSAMPHQGRGFSQYGVSGSPTKSKEQGSLTTRST, from the exons ATGAGTGGCTCCAAGCCGGACATCCTCTGGTCTCCCCACCACCCGGACCGCTACGTCATCTGCGACTCGGAACTGGGCCTGTACCGCATCGGTCCGGTGGGAGGCGCTGAGCTCAAGGCCGGTACCCTGCCCCTCTCTGGAGAGACGGCCGCCACTTTGCTGGCCATCAACTCAGACACGCCCTACATGAAGTGCGTGGCCTGGTACCCCAAGCAGGAGCCCGAGTGCCTGCTCGCCGTGGGCCAGGCCAACGGCAGGGTGGTGCTCACCAGCCTGGGTCAGAGCCACAACTCGGCATGCAAGGAGCTGGTGGGCAAAGAGTTTGTGCCCAAGCACGCCCGCCAGTGCAACACCCTGGCATGGAACCCGGTGGACAGCAACCTGCTGGCGGCCGGCTTGGATAAACACCGGGCCGACTTCTCGGTTCTCATCTGGGACATCAGTTGCAAGTTCTCCCCAGAGGCCAGCGTCTCCGCCGAGAAGATTCGCCTCTCCTCCTCCGACTTGGACCCGAGCTCAGTGGTGACCAAGCCGCTGTACGACCTGGGTCAGAACGACGCTTGTTTGTCCCTCTGCTGGCTCCTCCGGGATTCGAAGCTCCTCTTGGCCGGCATGCACCGCAACCTGGCCATTTTTGACCTGAGGAACACCAGCCAGAAGACCTTCGTCAACACCAAAGCCATCCAGGGGGTCACGGTGGACCCCCACTTTCCTGACCGCGTTGCCTCCTTCTTTGAGGGCCAGGTGGCCATCTGGGACCTGAGGAAGTTCGAGAAGCCCGTGCTCACCCTTACAGAGCAGCCCAAGCCTCTAACCAAG GTAGCATGGTGCCCAACCCGGACGGGCCTGCTGGCTACCCTGACGCGCGACAGCAACATCATCCGTCTGTACGACATGCAGCACACGCCCACGCCCATCGGAGACGAGACGGAGCCCACCATCATCGAGCGCAGCGTACAGCCTTGCGACGGCCTGATCGGCACCTTCGCCTGGCACCCGTCCAGGCAGAACCGCATGGTGGTGGTGTCGGCCGCCAACCGCGCCATGACCGACTTCACCGTCTTCGAGCGCATCTCGCTGGCGTGGAGCTCCACCACTTCACTCATGTGGGCCTGCGGACGCCACCTGTACGAATGCACTGAGGACGGCCCTGACGGTGCCCAGGGGCTCTTGGAGAAGGACATCGCCACCAAGATGAGGCAGAGGGCTCTGTCCAGGTACGGACACGACACCGTCCAGGTGTGGAGGAACCACCTGCTGGCTGGGGCCAACGATTCCCAGCTCAAGTCTCTGTGGTTCGACCTCTTCT ATATGAAGCAGTGTGCTGAGGACACGGAGCTGAAGCTGCAGGGGAACAAACAGGCCGTCGTCTACTCGGGTATCAAGAACATCGTCAAGACCAGCTCAG GCACTACAGAGAGCCGCAAGTGCTGGAGCGGCTCGGAGCGTCAGACGGAGGCAACCCGCTACCACAGTGAGGAGCGGGGCCTGGCGCTGCGCCTCTGTGGCTGGATGGGGCGGGCGTCTGACGCGGACGTGGAGCCCTTCCTGCGCTCGCTCGAAGTGGAGCGCGAGTGGGAGCGAGCCGCAGCCGTGGCGCTCTTCAACTTGGACATCCGCAGAGCCATACAGATCCTCAACAGGGGAGCCATGGCTGAGAAGG GTGACCTGAATCTCAACGTGGTGGCCATGGCGCTCTCGGGATACACGGACGAGAAGGCCTCGCTGTGGCGGGAGATGTGCAGCTCGCTGAGGCTGCAGCTCAACAACCCCTACCTCTGCGTCATGTTCGCTTTCCTCACCAGCGAACCCGGAGCCTACGACGGCGTGCTG TATGAAAGCAGCGTCGCGGTACGTGACCGAGTCGCCTTTGCCTCCATGTTCCTCAACGATGCTCAG CTTCCTCGCTACGTGGACAAGCTGACCAACGAGATGAAGGAGGCCGGAAACCTGGAGGGCATCCTGCTGACGGGCCTGACCAAGGATGGCGTGGACCTGATGGAGAGCTACGTGGACCGAACCGGAGACGTCCAGACGGCTAGCTTCTGCATGCTCAAG GGTTCCCCAGGTGAGGTACTGAAGGACCCCAGAGTTCAGTGTTGGATCGAGAACTACCGCAACCTGCTGGACGCGTGGAGATTCTGGCACAAGCGGGCAGAGTTTGACATCCATCGAGGCAAATTAGACCCCAGCTCCAAACCTCTGGCCCAG